The nucleotide sequence GAGCACCCCGCCCAGCAGGTTCGCCATGAACGACGCACCGAGTGCGAACCTGCCCAGCCCCTGACGGGCCATCGGATAGCCGTCGACGACGGTCGCCTGGGAGGCCGCCGTCCCCGGTACACCCATCAGGATCGACGGGAAGGTGTCGCCGATCGTGGTCGCCGCCATCAGGCCGATCAGCAGCGCGATCGCGCTGGCCGGCTCGAGCCCGACGACCAGGGGCAGCAGTACGGCCATACCGGTCAGGCCGCTGAGGCCCGGGATGATGCCCAGCATCACCCCGAGCGCGACCCCGGTGGCGGTCCAGAGCAGGTGCTGCGGACTGAGCAGGACCTGCAGCGCTTCCAGCGCGGAGACGAGCATCGTCCTACCGCCTGGAGTCCAGGTAATCCTCGACCCACTGCACGGTCTCGGGGGAGAGGTCCTGGATCTGGCCGACCGAGGCCTCCAGCTCGGCACCGACGAGTGGCTCCGGGTCGGCAGCGAGCAATGTCGCGGCCTCCTCCAGGAAGGCCGGATCGGCGGCCACCGCGGCGGCGGCGTCGGCGGCCGCGGTCCGTGCGGCCTCCGGTGCGTCGCCGTGCATCCAGTAGGTCCGCAACAGGTTGGTCTGGGTCGCGGTGATCGCGGTGTAGGCCTCCCAGCCGGTGCCGCTCGGCTCCTGGCCGGTCAGCATGGCGTAGGCCTCGGGCATCGTGGGCAGGTCGGGGAACGCCGGATCGCGCACGACCTCGCCGTCCCGCACGTATCCCTGCACCATGTGCGGGGTGATCTCGCCCTGTTCGGCGAGCGGGACGACGTTCTGCGCGTAGTGCGAGGACGTCGAGTTGCCGAGGGTGAGCTCCCCGCGCATCACCGCGGTGGTGATGGCGCCGCCGCCGTCGTAGCCCATCAGCGGCTCGAACCGGGGCAGACCCAGCTGCTCCAGTGCGAACACCCGCACCGCCTCGGAGGCGTTGAGCTCCATCCCGCCGTAGAAGACCGGCCGGTCGGACGTCGCCAGCTGGTCGAGCGGTCCGGTGTCACCCGGCCCGTAGAGGATCATGCCGCCGCCGAAGGCCACCACCGGCTGGTAGCCGGCGAGGTCGAACTGGATGCCCTCCGGGTCGAAGTGCGACGAGCTGATCAGCCCGCCGCTGCTCATCGCCATGTTCAGCCCGTTGTGCTCGGAACGCTCGTAGGCGTTCATGCCCTCCTTCTGAGCACCACCGGGAACGTTCTGGATGACGATCGAGGGGTTCCCCTCCAGCTCCGCCGTGAAGTGCTCGGCGAACAACCGGCTGAACCGGTCGGAGGTGTCGCCGGCGGCGAACGGGACGTACAGCGTGATCTCGTCGTCGGCCGTGTAGAACGGGCCGCCGTCATCGGTGCCGGATCGGGCCTGCT is from Pseudonocardia autotrophica and encodes:
- a CDS encoding type 2 periplasmic-binding domain-containing protein, whose amino-acid sequence is MVRRGRHLIGGAVIAAAVLLLGACGVTNTQQARSGTDDGGPFYTADDEITLYVPFAAGDTSDRFSRLFAEHFTAELEGNPSIVIQNVPGGAQKEGMNAYERSEHNGLNMAMSSGGLISSSHFDPEGIQFDLAGYQPVVAFGGGMILYGPGDTGPLDQLATSDRPVFYGGMELNASEAVRVFALEQLGLPRFEPLMGYDGGGAITTAVMRGELTLGNSTSSHYAQNVVPLAEQGEITPHMVQGYVRDGEVVRDPAFPDLPTMPEAYAMLTGQEPSGTGWEAYTAITATQTNLLRTYWMHGDAPEAARTAAADAAAAVAADPAFLEEAATLLAADPEPLVGAELEASVGQIQDLSPETVQWVEDYLDSRR